The following proteins are co-located in the Dromiciops gliroides isolate mDroGli1 chromosome 2, mDroGli1.pri, whole genome shotgun sequence genome:
- the FAAP24 gene encoding Fanconi anemia core complex-associated protein 24: MEKETTFSSTGLIHVPFGHIVGCEKWRGSQLAQEMQGKIKLVFEEDLTLVDFLLSNRFCILYITEADLVAGNCYKKRIVRLRNASNVHGIVIVEKTQMSEQYFTAVQKFVVLELGMALLPVSSQMEASQLIIQLVHEQTKERNRNPFLKKKSCQLSESSVLQTVQQIPGVGKVMAMLLLQEFESIQKLCSASIQELEQVVGHTLAEKMHTFFTQAR, translated from the exons ATGGAGAAAGAAACCACATTTTCTAGTACAGGCCTTATACATGTTCCTTTTGGACACATTGTTGGATGTGAGAAATGGCGAGGGTCTCAGTTAGCCCAAGAAATGCAAG GGAAGATTAAGCTTGTCTTTGAGGAAGACTTGACACTAGTGGATTTTCTCCTTTCTAATAGATTCTGTATTCTTTATATTACTGAAGCAGATCTGGTGGCAGGAAACTgctataaaaaaagaattgttcgACTTAGAAAT GCCAGTAATGTTCATGGGATTGTAATAGTTGAAAAAACACAGATGAGTGAACAGTACTTCACAGCAGTACAGAAATTCGTTGTGCTGGAACTTGGAATGGCATTGCTTCCGGTGTCCAGCCAAATGGAAGCATCCCAGCTTATTATCCAACTG GTCCATGAACAAACCAAAGAGCGCAATAGGAAtccttttcttaaaaagaaaagctgcCAGCTCTCTGAATCATCAGTACTTCAAACAGTACAGCAGATACCAGGAGTTGGAAAGGTGATGGCCATGCTTCTGCTGCAGGAGTTTGAAAGTATTCAAAAACTATGTAGTGCATCTATTCAAGAACTTGAACAAGTAGTTGGACATACACTAGCAGAAAAAATGCATACGTTCTTTACCCAGGCAAGGTGA